One stretch of Nitrospirota bacterium DNA includes these proteins:
- a CDS encoding heterodisulfide reductase-related iron-sulfur binding cluster — protein sequence MNGLSLLNPIDPAQLQKDTQRIYEVCDGCRRCFNLCPSFNTLLDGIDRYEGDVAKLTSTDHNRIVDECYYCKLCYNHCPYTPPHQYGLDFPRLMIAWKKHLAATRGVSWRDWFLIKTDIIGTLGSLLAPIANWLLGFRILRVATEPLVGVHRDRQVLPFAAETFTHWWERRGAAQVPASAPRKVALFGSCLVNYQATDVGKATIQVLEKNGVHVVIPEQRCCGMPSFDIGDTAAIQQAASVNVASFLPWVEKGYEIVVPVPSCSLMWKREYPEIVGGPDVRLVAERTFDVCEYLMKMKREGALATDFQQKPGRVAYQIPCHLRDQNIGFKSKELMECVGAQVEVIEKCSGHDGSWSAKTEFFPLSMLIAQKAVRVIEEAPADLVATDCPLAGLQLDQAGAMAHAGGRSTKHPIQIVRDAYGLK from the coding sequence GTGAATGGTCTGAGCCTGCTCAACCCCATCGATCCTGCACAGCTCCAGAAAGACACGCAGCGCATTTACGAAGTCTGCGATGGCTGCCGGCGCTGTTTCAATCTCTGCCCCTCTTTCAACACACTGCTGGACGGCATCGACCGGTATGAGGGCGATGTCGCGAAGTTGACGTCCACGGATCATAACCGGATTGTTGACGAATGTTATTACTGTAAGCTCTGTTACAACCACTGTCCCTATACGCCGCCGCATCAGTATGGACTCGACTTTCCCCGCTTGATGATCGCCTGGAAGAAGCATCTGGCCGCGACGCGCGGGGTGAGCTGGCGCGATTGGTTCTTGATCAAGACGGATATCATCGGCACCCTTGGGAGTCTGCTGGCGCCGATTGCCAATTGGCTGTTGGGCTTTCGGATTCTTCGGGTCGCGACGGAACCGCTCGTGGGTGTGCATCGGGATCGGCAGGTCCTGCCCTTTGCTGCGGAGACCTTTACCCATTGGTGGGAGCGCCGAGGGGCGGCACAGGTTCCTGCCTCCGCGCCGCGGAAGGTCGCGCTCTTTGGGAGCTGTCTGGTCAACTATCAAGCGACCGACGTCGGGAAAGCGACGATTCAAGTTCTCGAAAAAAACGGTGTCCATGTCGTGATTCCCGAACAGCGTTGTTGCGGCATGCCCTCGTTTGATATCGGCGATACGGCTGCGATTCAGCAGGCCGCCTCGGTGAATGTCGCCTCGTTCCTGCCATGGGTTGAGAAAGGGTACGAGATTGTCGTGCCGGTGCCCAGTTGCAGTCTGATGTGGAAGCGGGAATATCCGGAGATCGTCGGTGGCCCTGACGTGCGGCTTGTGGCGGAACGGACGTTCGATGTCTGCGAATACCTCATGAAGATGAAGCGGGAGGGCGCATTGGCCACCGACTTTCAGCAGAAGCCCGGGCGAGTCGCCTACCAAATACCGTGCCATTTGCGGGATCAAAACATCGGATTCAAATCCAAGGAACTGATGGAATGTGTCGGTGCGCAGGTCGAGGTAATTGAGAAATGTTCCGGCCACGATGGCTCCTGGTCCGCCAAGACGGAGTTTTTCCCCCTATCGATGCTGATCGCGCAGAAGGCTGTTCGTGTGATTGAGGAGGCTCCGGCTGATCTGGTCGCGACCGATTGCCCGTTGGCGGGGTTGCAGCTGGATCAAGCAGGCGCGATGGCCCATGCCGGTGGCAGATCGACGAAGCATCCGATTCAAATCGTGCGCGATGCCTATGGGTTGAAATAA